A region of the Fusobacteria bacterium ZRK30 genome:
TTTTACAATTTCCTCCATATCCATATCATTCATATATCCGAATCCCAGACCGGCTACAAATGAATCGCCTGCACCTGTTACATTTTTAACAACTACATCACAGGCTTTGATCTTCCCACTGGCTATTCCATCAGTATAGTATACCCCTTCAGAATCAAGACTTATAAATACTTTTTTTACACCTAAATTTAAAAAATATTCTCCGGCTTTCTTTAGATCCTCATCTGTATCTATAGAAAATCCAGTTAAGATCTCAGCTTCATTTTTATTTGGTTTTATTGTATGAAAATAGCCGATTAGATGTTTTATTTTATTAGCCTTTTCAGAAGATACTGGATCTAAGATGAATTTAGTTTTACCAGTAAACTTTTTTAAGAGATACTCTAAATTCTCGGGATCATCGGCATCTAAAAATGTATATTCAGCATTTTCAATTAAATCAGATTTAGAATCAATAAAATCTGTGTTCATAGCACTGATACTTTCCATATCAGCTACTGCTGAGACCATCTCTCCAAATTGATCCAATATAGCTAAATAACTGGGCGTTCTCCCTCCTTCTAAAATAAGAGAATCTTCCATATCATATCCTACTAATTCTGAATGATCCAACATAGCACGACCTTTTTCATCGTCTCCTAAGATAGAAATAAACTTGGTATTTAGACCAATTCTAGCCATATTTTCTGCAATGTTTCTAGAGACACCACCAAAGGCCATCCTTACTTTACCAGGATTAGAGTCTTTTACTCTATATTTTACTCCAACATTACAAATACCAAATATGTCTACAACTGATGCTCCAAATACCAAGATATATGGTTTTTTTTTCTTATACATAAACTACTCCCTATTTCTTTATTTTAAAAAATACTATATATTTTATCATGTTTTCAAAATAATTTAAAGGCGTATAATATGCTGAAGACCTGTTTTT
Encoded here:
- a CDS encoding carbohydrate kinase family protein produces the protein MYKKKKPYILVFGASVVDIFGICNVGVKYRVKDSNPGKVRMAFGGVSRNIAENMARIGLNTKFISILGDDEKGRAMLDHSELVGYDMEDSLILEGGRTPSYLAILDQFGEMVSAVADMESISAMNTDFIDSKSDLIENAEYTFLDADDPENLEYLLKKFTGKTKFILDPVSSEKANKIKHLIGYFHTIKPNKNEAEILTGFSIDTDEDLKKAGEYFLNLGVKKVFISLDSEGVYYTDGIASGKIKACDVVVKNVTGAGDSFVAGLGFGYMNDMDMEEIVKFSMTMSIITISYEGTIHPDIDLMKIAKTMREVSWEEKFI